The DNA window TAATGGCTGTCAAGTAATCGAAGTAAAGTATTGAATTATAAAAATTTTAAGCAATAAAAAAGGGGACTTGCACCCCAAGTCTAGTTTTTTAAAGATGGTTTTGCTAGCACATCTACTATTCATTTGTAATATTATAAGACTTTAAAAGAAAATTTTTAAATAATGTATGTAAAAAATAAGTGAGTTGCATTCTAAATTTTAGATGAAAAATTAAAGCAAGTGAGCCGAGCAAATCTCAGTGTGTTTGAACGAAGTGAGTTTACTGAATTTGCAGCGAACGTTAATTTTTTATCGTTAAGAAATTTAGCTAGCAAGGAGCTATTTTTTACTACTTATGTTACTTTTTTTAACTTAGAATTTCTTTAATAATTCTCTATATTGTTTTGTTAGCATTTTTACAGTAAATTTTCTAATAAATTGATACCAGAAGAATTGCATTTTTTCCATTCCTCTAACTGAATCTTGTAACATTCTTTTAATAAAATCTTGTTCTTCATAACTCATTTTTATTTCAGTGCTTTCTTTTTTAGAAGCTATATCTGTAATATAAGTTAAGAAGTTATATACACCAGCATATTGACTATTAGAAGCTGTATCAGTAAATTGTTTTTTAGCTTCATTTATAAATCTAACAAGAAGTTTTTTATCAGTCTTATCAAGTTTTACAGTATATTTTCTTTTTCCCTTTCCTATTTTTTGAATACTATTCATCATTCCCATCATAGATGACATATTATTCATTTCCATAGGACTTAATGCCCCGGGATTAACTCTTGTAGCTTTCATATTTATCACCCCACTCTTCCAATTATTTTTTCAATTTCTTCTATCAATATTGCACCTTTTCTAAGTATTTTAGGAATATCAGAAGTTAAGTCAATTATAGTTGAAGCTTCTCCTAATTTACATTCTCCAGAATCTATTAAAATATCAACTTTAGACTTTATAGCCTCAGATAATTCATTATAAGATTTTGGAGTAGCTTCCCCTGAAATATTAGCACTTGTTGTGGCTAAAATTCCTCCTGCTAAATCTATAATTTTTATAGCTAAATCTAAATTAGGGATTCTTACACCAATAGTATCCCCACCAGAAACCATAATACTAGGTATATGCTCTTTTCTTTTTAATATCACAGTCAATGCCCCTGGCCAAAAAGCTTTGGCTAATTTATCTAAAAGTTTCTTATTTTTATTAGAAACATAGGCAACTTCTTCAACCTTATCAACTGAACTTAAAAGTGCAATAAGAGGAGAAGTAAAACTTCTACTCTTTGTAAGATAGACATTATTTATACTTTGTTCATTAGTAACAATAGCACCTAAACCATAGACAGTATCAGTTGGGTAGATAATAAGTGAACCTTTTTTTATTTCTTGAGATAACAAAGTCCACTTATCATCACTAATATCAGAAATTTTATCAATCTTTAAATATTTTTCCATTATTCAAATAACTCTGACACTGATTTATTGTTAGTTATTCTGTCTATTGCAGCTGCAAAAACAGAATCTACTGATATTATTTTAACTTTGTCTATTCTTTTTCTTTCAGGTAGAGCTATTGAATCTGTAATTACTACTTCTTTTAAAGCAGATTTTTCTAATCTTTCTATTGCTGGATCAGAGAATACTGCATGTGAACAACAAGCATACACTTCTGTAGCACCTCTTTGAGCTATTGCATCAGCACCATTTGTAATAGTTCCTGCAGTATCTATCATATCATCTATAAATATAGCAACTTTTCCTTCAACTTCTCCAATTAGGTTCATAACTTCTGCAACATTAGGTTTTGGTCTTCTTTTATCTATAATTGCTATTTTACAATCTAATTTTTCTGCTAATTTTCTAGCTCTTTTAACTCCTCCAACATCAGGAGAAACTACGACAACATCATCACCATAAAGACCTTTTTCTTTAAAATATCTTGCCATTAAAGGTAAGGCTTGCATATGGTCAACTGGAATATCAAAGAATCCTTGTATTTGGTCAGCATGTAGATCCATAGCAATAAGTCTATTTACACCAGCTGTTGTAAGTAAGTTGGCAACAAGTTTAGAAGTAATTGGTTCTCTTGGCTTAGATTTTCTATCTTGTCTAGCATAACCATAATATGGAATAATTACATTTATTGTCTTAGCTGAGGCTCTTTTTAAAGCATCAACAAATATTAAAAGTTCCATAAGATTTTCATTTACAGGTTCTGAAGTAGATTGAACAACAAATACATCTCTACCTCTAACAGTTTCTTCAATTTCAATATAGACTTCTCCATCTTTGAATCTTTGAATTTCTGCCTTTCCAAGTTGTAAACCTGATTTTTCTGCTATTTTTTTGGCTAATTCTAAATTTGAACTTCCAGAGAAAATTTTAACATTATTAAAATTTATCATCTTATTTTTTCCACCCTTCCTTTATTATTTGTTTACTTCTTTCAACACTCAAAGAGTCACTAGGGACATCTTTTGTTATAACTGAACCAGCACCAATAAGGGAGTTATCTCCTATATTTACGGGAGCAACGAGCATAGTGTCACTTCCTATGAAAACTTCTTTACCAATTTCTGTTTTAAATTTATTTTTACCATCATAGTTACATGTTATAGTACCTGCACCTATGTTAGTTTTTTCACCGATATGAGCATCACCTAAATAAGTTAGGTGTCCAGCTTTAACTCCTTTTTCAAGGATGGATTTCTTAGTTTCAACAAAGTTACCAATATGTACATTTTCTTTTAAATGAGATTTTGGTCTTAAATGAGCATAAGGTCCAATAGTTACACCATTTTCAACTATGCTTTCTTCAATGACAGAGCTTTCAATTCTAACATTATTATATATTTTACTGTCTATAATTCTAGTTCCTGATAATATTTCAGAATTTTCTCCAATTTCTGTATTTCCTTGTAAAGTTACATTAGGATAGATAGTTGTGTCTCTACCAACTTTTACTTCATCATCAATATATGCAGTAGCAGGGTCAATTAAGATAACCCCATCTTCCATAAGAGAAGTATTTTTTCTTTCTCTTAAAACTTTAGAAACAAGTGCTAACTCAACTTTTGAATTTACACCTTGAATTTCCATGCTGTCTTCAAGAGAATATGAAATAACCTTTTTATTTTCATTAGATAATATTTCTATAACATCAGTTATATAGTATTCACCTTTTTCATTGTTATTGTTTATTTTTTCTAAAGCTTTAACTAAATCTTGAGCTTTAAAAATATATACTCCTGCATTTATTTCTTTAACTTTCTTTTGTTCTTCATTTGCTTCTTTTTCTTCAACAATTCTTAAAACTTTGTTTCCCTCTTTTAATACTCTACCATAACTAAATGGATTTTCAAAGATAGCAGATAAGATAATACCATCAGCATTTTCAGTTTTATAGAAATTATAGAAGTTTATTAAAGTTTGTTTTCTAATTAGAGGAATATCCCCATTAATTATCAAAACATCTCCATCATAATCTTTTATCTTTGGAACAGCTTGTTTTACTGCATGTCCTGTTCCTAATTGTTCTTCTTGAACAACATAACTTACATCATTTCCTAAAACTTCTAAAACTTTTTCTTTCTTATGCCCAAGTATTAAGATATTTTCTTCAACATCAAGAGCATTTAAAGCATCTATGATTCTGACAACCATAGGTTTTC is part of the Fusobacterium nucleatum genome and encodes:
- a CDS encoding threonylcarbamoyl-AMP synthase, whose translation is MEKYLKIDKISDISDDKWTLLSQEIKKGSLIIYPTDTVYGLGAIVTNEQSINNVYLTKSRSFTSPLIALLSSVDKVEEVAYVSNKNKKLLDKLAKAFWPGALTVILKRKEHIPSIMVSGGDTIGVRIPNLDLAIKIIDLAGGILATTSANISGEATPKSYNELSEAIKSKVDILIDSGECKLGEASTIIDLTSDIPKILRKGAILIEEIEKIIGRVG
- a CDS encoding ribose-phosphate diphosphokinase; protein product: MINFNNVKIFSGSSNLELAKKIAEKSGLQLGKAEIQRFKDGEVYIEIEETVRGRDVFVVQSTSEPVNENLMELLIFVDALKRASAKTINVIIPYYGYARQDRKSKPREPITSKLVANLLTTAGVNRLIAMDLHADQIQGFFDIPVDHMQALPLMARYFKEKGLYGDDVVVVSPDVGGVKRARKLAEKLDCKIAIIDKRRPKPNVAEVMNLIGEVEGKVAIFIDDMIDTAGTITNGADAIAQRGATEVYACCSHAVFSDPAIERLEKSALKEVVITDSIALPERKRIDKVKIISVDSVFAAAIDRITNNKSVSELFE
- the glmU gene encoding bifunctional UDP-N-acetylglucosamine diphosphorylase/glucosamine-1-phosphate N-acetyltransferase GlmU; this translates as MKSIIMAAGKGTRMKSDLPKVVHLAHGKPMVVRIIDALNALDVEENILILGHKKEKVLEVLGNDVSYVVQEEQLGTGHAVKQAVPKIKDYDGDVLIINGDIPLIRKQTLINFYNFYKTENADGIILSAIFENPFSYGRVLKEGNKVLRIVEEKEANEEQKKVKEINAGVYIFKAQDLVKALEKINNNNEKGEYYITDVIEILSNENKKVISYSLEDSMEIQGVNSKVELALVSKVLRERKNTSLMEDGVILIDPATAYIDDEVKVGRDTTIYPNVTLQGNTEIGENSEILSGTRIIDSKIYNNVRIESSVIEESIVENGVTIGPYAHLRPKSHLKENVHIGNFVETKKSILEKGVKAGHLTYLGDAHIGEKTNIGAGTITCNYDGKNKFKTEIGKEVFIGSDTMLVAPVNIGDNSLIGAGSVITKDVPSDSLSVERSKQIIKEGWKK